The Oryza glaberrima chromosome 5, OglaRS2, whole genome shotgun sequence DNA segment AAGCTACTGCTAGTAATAATGTTTCAGGGCAAACAGCCAACGCGTGTGGTTGGATCATATGGCCGTCACCTTGGGGACGGGCACTGGGAAGCGGTGGATCTCGTCGATCCACGGGTTGGTGAAGTTCTTCTCCTTGGCCGGGTTCACCGACCGGAGCGCCCTCCACACGGCGCTGTTGCACTTGAAGCCGGAGCCGAAGGCGATCTGCCACGTCCTGTCCCCCTTCTTGATCCGCCCCTTGGCCTCGGCGTAGGCGAGCTCGTACCACAGCGAGCTGCTCGACGTGTTCCCGAACCTGTGCAGCGTCATCCACGACGGCTCCATGTGCCAGTCCGACAGCTGCAGGTTCTTCTCCAGCTCGTCCAgcacggcgcggccgccggcgtggaTGCAGAAGTGCTCGAACGCCAGCTTGAAGTCCGGGATGTACGGCTTCACCTTCCGCTTCAGCACCTTGCGGGTGACGAGCGTCGCGAAGAAGAGGAGCTGCTCCGACATGGGGAGCACCAGCGGGCCCAGCGTGGTGATGTTGGTCTTGAGcgcctcgccggccaccgccatcaGGTCCTTGGACAGCGACACGCCGGTCTTCCCGTCGGCGTCCTCCCGCTGCGTCACGCAGCCGAAGCACcggtcgtcggcgccgcggtGCGTGCGCACGGTGTGCACCAGCTGGTACTTGGAGCGCCGCCTCGCGGAGCCGCGGTTGGAGAGGAggatcgccgcgccgcccatgCGGAAGAGGCAGTTGGACACGAGCATGGAGCGGTCGTTGCCGAAGTACCAGTTGAGCGTGATGTTCTCCATGCTGATCACCACGGCGTACGTGTTGGGGTACACCTGCAGGAGGTCCTTGGCGAGGTCGATGGAGATGAGGCCGGCGCTGCACCCCATGCCGCCGAGGTTGTAGCTGACGACGTTGCCCCTCAGCTTGTAGTGGTTCACCACCATGGCGGACAGCGACGGCGTCGGGTTGAAGAGGCTGCAGTTGACGACCAGGATGCCGATGTCCTTGGGGTTCACGCCGGTCTTGGCGAGCAGCTCGTCGAGCGCGCCGTACATGACCATCTCGGCCTCCTTCCTCGCGTTGGCCATGGAGGGGTTGGGCGGGATGTTGAGCACCGCCTCGGGGAGGTACGTGTCCTCGCCGAGGCCCGAGCGCTCGATGATCTTGCGCTGGAACTCGACGTTCTCCGGCGTGAACGTGCCGAGCCGCTCGGTGCAGTTCATGAAGCGCGCGCGGCTGCACTTGCGCTCGTCGTCGGGCTTGTAGCACGCGAAGTCGACGAGGTAGACGGGGCGCGGGCGCGTGAGGAAGTAGGCGGTGGAGACGAGCACCAGCAGCGTGGAGCAGAGGAGCACGGAGACGAGGTTGTACTGGAGGTTTTTCCACAGGTCGGCGAGGTCGCCCAGCGTGAAGGTGGAGAGGTGCGCCGCCACGAGGCCCGGGAGCGGGGCGAGCAGGAGGTACGCGCCGTGGGTGATGAGGTAGTGGTACCCCAGCTTCACGTACTTGAGCTTCACCGATTGCTTGAAGTCCGGCAGccggctcgacgacggcggtgcaGCGGCTGGCCTCTGCAGCAGCggcgcttgctgctgctgctgctcggccaTGGCATGCAGCAAACAAACCTCACCGAACACAAAGATTGCAAACCACGACTGCGGTCACAAGCACCAAGAACGTGGGGTTACTTGCACTTGGACGAACTCGTTTGTCCCCTGACTGAGTTATATAGACGAGAGGGATAAGAGATGCATGCACCGATCACCAATATTGCGGAACAGGAGTCCGATTGCGACCTGCACTACAGCACAAGTACACAAACGCAGACATTACAACATCATCTACGATTCTATGTAACGTAACTCACCCGTGTCCGAATCGAGGTACGCACCAGCTGGTCGGTCGATCGAGTCGATCCGTATCGGATAATGCATGCCAGCCACGCGCGCACGCACCGCGAAAACGCCGAGCCGGTCGGGCGCCGGCGTAGCAGAAAGGCCCTGTGCGATAAGCAACCGGCCGTGGGGGAACGCGCTTGCTCATGCGTTCCGCCTGAACGGCCTCAGAAACGCAAGGCGCGGACGGGCGGGACGGCGGCTCGTCTCCATCGGCGCGCGGGGGCGGTTGTTGGGCTTTTTGcttgggtgggggggggggggggggggggggagatcgAGCGACCGCGACGTGGATGGAGGTGGCGGCTGTACGCTCGCTCGCGCGCGTCGCGTGCGTGACGGGGGCTCGGCGATTCGCGCGGCCGGGGAATTCGTGGGGGGAAACGGGCGAGGCACCGGAGGTTTCGGACTTGGGAGCGGTAGCGTGCGTTCCGCGCACGTGGACGGGAAGCTCCTGTGGTGGGCTGCtcgatagatcgatcgatccatttGTCTGTCCCGGGGTTGGCTATTTCGAGCCCACTTCCGTCCTCGCTTTCAGGGAAATCGTAGGCAACATGGTCACACGGAGTTAGGCTCTCATCGATTGACCTAATCAGcaaaagaaaaagctaaattttaaatttttaagcttaattttaagattgattttgaaatattttcaacatagtttcttttttaacaTTAGCTTctaagtcaccaagaacacatttataaaagttttacgtacaaatttatttttattttctaataaaccgttttatcttattaggaaataagccaaacgacgGAGACCTTAGACTTAACAACGTTTTTTTGTTTCCAACGTGATATTTCACGCGAGAGGTTGCTATGGGTTCAACGTGGCAGCGGCCACGAGCTGGTGGGACGTTGTACGCCATGTATGGTTAATGGGTGTAGAGTGTAGACGTGTATGGATGCATGGCATCACCGGTTCGGCGGTACACCACACGGCTCACGGACGCCCTGCATCAAACACAAAAGCAAATGGAGCTTTACCCGTATCTAACACACCCAACTCTATGTCCTTGTGGTCTTTTATTAATTACTCGTCAGTTTAGTTTAGTTCGACGGCAAGTCTATACGTACAAAAAGTTTTATTAAAAAGCTCTTAGTTTAGTTCAAAAGCAAGTATATACGCTACAAAAGTTTTTCTTGAAAAGcttttacaaatgttttacatTATGTTAGTAAATCTAAATTCCCTACAACCTCCACCTAAGTTAGATCAAATGGTTATGAATTTTGTACTAAGGCCCCGTTTGATCGATCAAATGTTGATGGGCGGACTATCTCTTGAATATATGAGcaagttaaatattttaagaaataaagtgAACAAACAGCTAAAAACAAGTGGTCTAAGTATTACAATAATGtaatagaaagtttttttttgagaatacgTATTTTAAAAACATTGAACAAATATCCCATTTCAATAATTCATGAATAAGCTGAAAAAATAGGGCACACGAGTTTTGTAAGAAACTTTTAATACGTGGAGCAGTGCTCGACTATGAAATGTCAGATTAATTACTAGTTCAAGCACAAAAGCAATGGAACTTTACCCGTATCCACAAATTTCTTTGCCTCATCATCAGGTTGTGCGAAAAGATATAGATATCGATATCATGTTACTTTCATCTTGCAAGCAAGTTATTGACCTGACGATGATGGTCacctaaaaaaatattcccAACAAGTTACCTGCCCTTTTCTGGTGAGTGTGAAACAACATATTCAATCCACCTTCCGGTTCTTCTTTCATGTTTTCAAGTACTTGAAGGTTACACATTCTGATCGGAAAGGACGCCACAACCCTGACCAAACATGTAAAAACAGAAGATCGGTCAAAAATATAAGCGCAATAAGACAACTTGTGTTTACTTGCTTACCTCGTCACCTGCAGTCATGAGCCATGTAATCCTAAAAGCAGGAAACATAGATGATAAACTCACAAGTCAATCAGGAAACATCGAAGATATACTCGGAAATCAGGTACCTGAGCAGTTAACAATTCAACTTCTGATTGGATGGAGCAATAGACAATCATAGCGtacacaaaataaaaacaaagatgTGTGTATATAGGACTTTGTTTCTTCTGACAATGCCGTTTCCTGACCTGAACATCCACATTGAGCTATCGCTGAAAGCTTTCCAGATGACGGTATTTCACAAACAACCATACAGCCGCCAAACTTATGTACAATAGCGGCGTGTTTGACCATTGACATATTGAATGCTCCCAGAATGGGAGTGTCGCAGTCAATTCTACCACAGCACATGTACTATTGCTACTCTTTCCGTGACATATAACCggacaatctttttttttttttaaaaaagaaaacctatTTCTGGACCAACCGTGCATAATTGCACGGCTATATAATTTTCTAGATTCATCAATACATCAATACGCTAGAAGCTTGAGTGTAAGACACATATCGGTCAGTAAGCAAGACCACCTGAGAGTGCATCTCCATCATCATTGATTAAGCTCTCAGTTAACCAGTACCCATCCCATGAGCCACCAACCCTCTACAACAACAATGGGTTAAAAAACAAAGTAGCTGGAACAGAGGTGACAGAAGGATGTGTTGATAGGTACCTGAACCATTGTAAACTGAAATATAGCTTCTTCCTCCGGACGTGATCCTCGAACCCACACTCTTTGCTTATATAGGTTCTGTTAGCACGATCAGATTCAAGATCAAGATAATTTGTCTCATTGTACGATAGACAGCAATATTAAGGGGGTTAAGACCAACCTCTTCAACCCATAAACTGC contains these protein-coding regions:
- the LOC127775016 gene encoding 3-ketoacyl-CoA synthase 11-like gives rise to the protein MAEQQQQQAPLLQRPAAAPPSSSRLPDFKQSVKLKYVKLGYHYLITHGAYLLLAPLPGLVAAHLSTFTLGDLADLWKNLQYNLVSVLLCSTLLVLVSTAYFLTRPRPVYLVDFACYKPDDERKCSRARFMNCTERLGTFTPENVEFQRKIIERSGLGEDTYLPEAVLNIPPNPSMANARKEAEMVMYGALDELLAKTGVNPKDIGILVVNCSLFNPTPSLSAMVVNHYKLRGNVVSYNLGGMGCSAGLISIDLAKDLLQVYPNTYAVVISMENITLNWYFGNDRSMLVSNCLFRMGGAAILLSNRGSARRRSKYQLVHTVRTHRGADDRCFGCVTQREDADGKTGVSLSKDLMAVAGEALKTNITTLGPLVLPMSEQLLFFATLVTRKVLKRKVKPYIPDFKLAFEHFCIHAGGRAVLDELEKNLQLSDWHMEPSWMTLHRFGNTSSSSLWYELAYAEAKGRIKKGDRTWQIAFGSGFKCNSAVWRALRSVNPAKEKNFTNPWIDEIHRFPVPVPKVTAI